A portion of the Candidatus Cloacimonadota bacterium genome contains these proteins:
- a CDS encoding four helix bundle protein codes for MTDIPKKKVYDLEERTFIIAKNVRLFVKTLPQTTANYEDGKQVIKSSGSVGANYIEANESLSKKDIFINFGEI; via the coding sequence ATGACTGATATTCCAAAAAAGAAAGTTTATGACTTGGAAGAAAGGACATTCATTATTGCGAAAAATGTACGACTATTTGTGAAAACATTGCCCCAAACAACAGCGAACTATGAAGATGGAAAACAGGTTATCAAATCTTCAGGATCTGTGGGAGCTAACTATATTGAAGCAAATGAATCTCTGAGCAAAAAAGATATTTTCATCAATTTTGGAGAAATCTAA